Proteins from one Corallococcus exiguus genomic window:
- a CDS encoding BMP family lipoprotein: MSPRRRILPLVVCLLAVATGCKKEAPAAPSKPAIGLVLGLGGRGDHAFNDSALRGLEQWAGGVKYEKAGYQDTTASERKASLAPDVAARGWEMIPLGITPVVLQSRVAEDYEPNLQLLAEQRVSLAMGVGFMLENAVETVARRNPSLPFLLVDSPLLDAQGRVITLPNVRTVVFREEEGCFLAGALAGLVTKTGRVGMVGGMKIPLVQRYEAGFRAGVAATNPNATVLVNYTGSFTDFALGKQVGQDLLLKNTDVIFAAAGVDGLGAIQAVKEAREAGKTVSVIGVDSDPSHLAPEAVLSAVVKHVDLVVYEAIREQRQGRFQGGNVSLGLKEGGMGLAPVRLDFPGKDEALRTVEALKARIISGELKVPTQPVPAGTAGANP, translated from the coding sequence ATGAGCCCGCGCCGCCGAATCCTCCCCCTCGTCGTGTGTCTGCTGGCGGTCGCTACTGGCTGCAAGAAGGAGGCGCCGGCCGCGCCTTCCAAGCCCGCCATCGGCCTGGTGCTGGGGCTGGGAGGCCGGGGCGACCACGCCTTCAATGACTCCGCCCTGCGGGGACTGGAGCAGTGGGCCGGCGGAGTGAAATACGAGAAGGCTGGATATCAGGACACCACCGCGTCCGAGCGGAAGGCCTCGCTGGCGCCGGACGTCGCCGCGCGCGGGTGGGAGATGATTCCGCTGGGCATCACGCCGGTGGTCCTCCAGAGCCGCGTGGCGGAGGACTACGAGCCGAACCTCCAACTGCTCGCGGAGCAGCGCGTGTCGCTGGCGATGGGCGTGGGCTTCATGCTGGAGAACGCCGTGGAGACGGTGGCCCGGCGCAATCCCTCACTGCCCTTCCTGTTGGTGGACAGCCCGTTGCTGGACGCGCAGGGCCGGGTCATCACGCTGCCCAACGTGCGCACGGTGGTGTTCCGCGAGGAGGAGGGTTGCTTCCTCGCGGGCGCCCTGGCCGGGCTCGTCACGAAGACGGGCCGGGTGGGCATGGTGGGCGGGATGAAGATTCCCCTGGTGCAGCGCTACGAGGCCGGCTTCCGCGCCGGCGTGGCCGCGACGAACCCGAACGCCACGGTGCTGGTGAACTACACCGGCAGCTTCACGGACTTCGCCCTGGGCAAGCAGGTGGGGCAGGACCTGTTGCTCAAGAACACGGACGTCATCTTCGCGGCGGCCGGCGTGGACGGCCTGGGGGCCATCCAGGCCGTGAAGGAGGCGCGCGAGGCGGGCAAGACCGTGTCTGTGATTGGCGTGGACTCCGACCCGTCCCACCTGGCGCCGGAGGCGGTGCTGTCCGCCGTCGTGAAGCACGTGGACCTGGTGGTGTACGAGGCCATCCGCGAACAGCGCCAGGGACGGTTCCAGGGTGGGAATGTCTCGCTCGGGTTGAAGGAGGGCGGCATGGGGCTGGCTCCCGTGCGGCTGGACTTCCCGGGCAAGGACGAGGCGCTGCGCACGGTGGAGGCGCTCAAGGCCCGCATCATCTCCGGGGAGCTGAAGGTGCCCACACAGCCGGTCCCCGCCGGGACGGCTGGCGCCAATCCCTGA
- a CDS encoding VOC family protein, whose amino-acid sequence MAIAQKIVTNLWCNNNAEEAVALYTSVFKDSKVLNVTHSTDAGPQPKGKVLTIEFELAGQRFVALNGGPGVPFTDAISLSVDCETQAELDELWDKLIAGGGKPVQCGWLKDRFGLSWQIVPTYMQQVLLDPDEAKRAR is encoded by the coding sequence ATGGCCATTGCCCAGAAGATCGTCACCAACCTGTGGTGCAACAACAACGCGGAGGAGGCTGTCGCCCTCTACACGTCTGTCTTCAAGGACTCGAAGGTCCTGAACGTCACGCACTCCACGGACGCGGGCCCCCAGCCCAAGGGCAAGGTGCTGACCATTGAGTTCGAGCTCGCGGGACAGCGCTTCGTCGCGCTCAACGGCGGACCCGGTGTTCCCTTCACGGACGCCATCTCGCTGAGCGTGGACTGTGAGACGCAGGCGGAGCTGGATGAGCTGTGGGACAAGCTCATCGCGGGCGGTGGCAAGCCGGTGCAGTGCGGCTGGCTCAAGGACCGCTTCGGGCTGTCCTGGCAGATCGTCCCCACCTATATGCAGCAGGTGTTGCTGGATCCGGACGAGGCGAAGCGGGCACGCTGA
- a CDS encoding SDR family NAD(P)-dependent oxidoreductase, protein MGALDGKIAVVTGGSTGIGFAIAERFASEGAEVVIAGRRQQRLEDAAAKIGRGARGVVTDVGDDAQVKRLIDSVPRVDLLVTCAGGAVFGAVDSVPSQSWRALFNDRFFGQLSACHYAVPKMAPGSAIILCSGIAGHTALVNYSGGAGLCGAVNAMGRSLSVELAPKGIRVNVLSPGLTRDTDIDWGVPPEQVSAFLDALVSKVPLKKPGTVHDMADAAYFLATCAYATGQVIDIDGGWTAGA, encoded by the coding sequence ATGGGCGCATTGGACGGGAAGATCGCGGTCGTCACGGGCGGAAGCACGGGCATTGGCTTCGCCATCGCGGAGCGCTTCGCCAGCGAGGGCGCGGAGGTGGTCATCGCCGGGCGCCGGCAGCAGCGCCTGGAGGATGCGGCGGCGAAGATTGGCCGGGGCGCCCGGGGCGTCGTCACCGACGTGGGCGACGACGCGCAGGTGAAGCGGCTCATCGACTCCGTGCCTCGCGTGGACCTGCTGGTGACGTGCGCGGGTGGCGCCGTGTTCGGCGCGGTGGACAGCGTGCCCTCGCAGTCGTGGCGGGCCCTCTTCAACGACCGCTTCTTCGGCCAGCTCTCCGCATGCCACTACGCGGTGCCGAAGATGGCCCCGGGCAGCGCCATCATCCTGTGCTCCGGCATCGCGGGTCACACTGCGCTGGTGAACTACTCGGGCGGCGCGGGCCTGTGCGGCGCGGTCAACGCCATGGGCCGCTCGCTGTCCGTGGAGCTGGCGCCCAAGGGCATCCGCGTCAACGTCCTGTCCCCAGGGCTGACGCGCGACACGGATATCGACTGGGGCGTCCCGCCGGAGCAGGTCAGCGCATTCCTGGACGCGCTCGTGAGCAAGGTGCCCCTCAAGAAGCCGGGCACCGTGCACGACATGGCGGACGCGGCGTACTTCCTCGCCACGTGCGCGTACGCCACCGGGCAGGTCATCGACATCGACGGCGGCTGGACCGCCGGGGCGTAG
- a CDS encoding glucose 1-dehydrogenase, whose amino-acid sequence MKRVEGKVVLVTGGAGGLGAASARMLAREGAKVVVTDRREGEARAVAEELGDAGLFLPLDVTREDQWVSALARTVEKFGRLDVLVNNAGMGIVKDVEEMSLDEWRFVHSVNLDGVFLGCKHGIRVMKECGAKGSIINISSIAGLVGVPQFPAYCSSKAAVRMLSKSIALHCAYKGYGIRCNSIHPGYVETAMVEALAQAGGQAEKTRARMLKGIPMGHFGEPDDVANAVVYLASDESKLMTGAEMVLDGGATAQ is encoded by the coding sequence ATGAAGCGAGTCGAAGGCAAGGTGGTCCTGGTGACTGGCGGCGCGGGGGGCCTGGGCGCCGCGTCCGCACGGATGCTCGCGCGCGAGGGCGCGAAGGTGGTGGTCACCGACCGGCGCGAGGGCGAGGCCCGCGCGGTGGCGGAGGAGTTGGGCGACGCCGGCCTGTTCCTCCCGCTGGACGTCACCCGCGAGGACCAGTGGGTGAGCGCGCTGGCGCGCACGGTGGAGAAGTTCGGACGGCTGGACGTGCTCGTGAACAACGCCGGCATGGGCATCGTGAAGGACGTGGAGGAGATGTCCCTGGACGAGTGGAGGTTCGTGCACTCGGTCAACCTGGACGGCGTGTTCCTTGGCTGCAAGCACGGCATCCGCGTGATGAAGGAGTGCGGGGCCAAGGGCTCCATCATCAACATCTCCTCCATCGCGGGGCTCGTGGGCGTGCCGCAGTTCCCCGCGTACTGCTCCAGCAAGGCCGCCGTGCGCATGCTGTCCAAGTCCATTGCGCTGCACTGTGCCTACAAGGGCTACGGCATCCGCTGCAATTCCATCCACCCCGGCTACGTGGAGACCGCCATGGTGGAGGCGCTGGCCCAGGCCGGTGGACAGGCGGAGAAGACGCGCGCGCGCATGCTCAAGGGCATCCCCATGGGCCACTTCGGTGAGCCGGACGACGTGGCCAACGCCGTCGTCTACCTGGCGTCGGACGAGTCCAAGCTGATGACCGGCGCGGAGATGGTCCTCGACGGCGGCGCTACCGCGCAGTAG
- a CDS encoding zinc-dependent alcohol dehydrogenase family protein, with the protein MKAVRFSAFGPPSDVVQLAEESPAPLKPGEARLAVLATPINPSDLLTLSGEYGVLPKLPATPGNEGVGRVVEVSGSDTVAVGDLVFLPLGAGTWRTHLTAPAAQLLPVPPGLDLLQASMLLINPPTAYLMLRQFVTLQPGEWVVQNAANSAVGRYLITLAQVMGLKTVNVVRRQELADELKAQGADVVLLDTDELPQQVRAATGGAKVRLGIDAVGGESARRVGDCLSTGGTLVNYGAMSGKGPMLSAAASIFKDVTLRGFWLTRWLRDAPREEQNATLARLAELMAVGTLQAPVDGTYPLERIQDAVKRALEPGRNGKILLTPNPTA; encoded by the coding sequence ATGAAAGCAGTGCGCTTCTCGGCCTTCGGGCCGCCTTCCGACGTCGTCCAGCTGGCCGAGGAGTCCCCCGCGCCGCTGAAGCCCGGCGAGGCGCGGCTGGCCGTGCTCGCCACGCCCATCAACCCGTCCGACCTGCTCACCCTGTCCGGCGAATACGGCGTGCTGCCCAAGCTGCCCGCCACGCCCGGCAACGAGGGCGTGGGCCGCGTGGTGGAGGTGTCCGGCTCCGACACCGTGGCCGTGGGCGACCTCGTGTTCCTCCCGCTGGGCGCGGGCACCTGGCGCACCCACCTCACCGCGCCCGCCGCGCAGCTGTTGCCCGTGCCGCCGGGACTGGACCTGCTCCAGGCGAGCATGCTGCTCATCAACCCGCCCACCGCCTACCTGATGCTGCGTCAGTTCGTGACGCTCCAGCCTGGCGAGTGGGTGGTGCAGAACGCCGCCAACTCCGCGGTGGGCCGCTACCTCATCACCCTGGCGCAGGTGATGGGCCTGAAGACCGTCAACGTCGTGCGCCGCCAGGAGCTGGCCGACGAGCTCAAGGCCCAGGGCGCGGACGTGGTGCTGCTGGACACGGACGAACTGCCCCAGCAGGTGCGCGCGGCCACCGGCGGCGCGAAGGTGCGACTGGGCATCGACGCGGTGGGTGGCGAGTCCGCTCGCCGCGTGGGCGACTGTCTCTCCACCGGCGGCACGCTGGTGAACTACGGCGCCATGAGCGGCAAGGGCCCCATGCTGTCCGCGGCGGCCAGCATCTTCAAGGACGTCACCCTGCGCGGCTTCTGGCTGACGCGCTGGCTGCGCGATGCCCCTCGCGAGGAGCAGAACGCCACGCTCGCGCGGCTGGCGGAGCTGATGGCCGTGGGCACGCTCCAGGCGCCCGTGGACGGCACCTATCCGCTGGAGCGCATCCAGGACGCGGTGAAGCGCGCGCTGGAGCCGGGCCGCAACGGGAAGATTCTCCTCACCCCCAACCCCACGGCGTGA
- a CDS encoding lysylphosphatidylglycerol synthase domain-containing protein: MSNVHREGALAGPGAVAREGLSASPCVWRRRLLTVLKPVFAMGGLGMLGTLVHKAGAGELKTTLLDALPLLPWVVFIEMGRQACDATATRLSYGARARQVPLSVLVRAQLIGTAVSSMAPAGRTAAEATKATLLTPYTGGAAATAAAATSQSASLGAGGLISFPCALAAYLMTGWSTFTVAMLVHGVVLLLASLGVRAGLRAKRLGAWMRRRCGKWGEHAEAFQASVCAGGLCPWRPMLAFLGSRVLQVMQYAVLAHAVGIDASVVQALFTQGLYLVALAMGSLVPGQVGVTDGMFSLAAGAMGTTAAKAMSIALLAHTVQAVFVLVGALTPLVWRAKAKVAAAAPVVPPVLSAPVYR; encoded by the coding sequence GTGAGCAACGTGCACCGCGAAGGGGCCCTGGCCGGGCCGGGGGCCGTCGCAAGGGAGGGGCTTTCCGCCTCACCGTGCGTCTGGAGACGCAGGCTGCTGACGGTACTCAAGCCGGTGTTCGCGATGGGCGGCCTGGGCATGCTGGGGACCCTGGTGCACAAGGCCGGCGCGGGCGAGCTGAAGACCACGCTCCTGGATGCGCTGCCGCTGCTCCCCTGGGTGGTGTTCATCGAAATGGGACGGCAGGCGTGCGACGCCACGGCGACGCGACTGTCCTATGGCGCGCGTGCACGGCAGGTGCCGTTGTCGGTGTTGGTACGAGCGCAGCTGATTGGAACCGCGGTGTCGAGCATGGCGCCCGCGGGCCGAACGGCGGCGGAGGCGACGAAGGCCACGCTGCTGACGCCGTACACGGGAGGCGCGGCCGCGACGGCGGCGGCGGCCACGTCGCAGTCGGCGTCGCTGGGAGCCGGAGGGCTCATCTCCTTCCCGTGCGCGCTGGCGGCATATCTGATGACGGGCTGGAGCACGTTCACGGTGGCGATGCTGGTGCATGGCGTCGTGTTGCTGCTCGCGTCGCTGGGCGTGCGCGCGGGGCTGCGGGCGAAGCGGCTGGGCGCGTGGATGCGCAGGCGGTGCGGGAAGTGGGGCGAGCACGCGGAGGCGTTCCAGGCATCGGTGTGCGCCGGAGGGCTGTGTCCGTGGCGGCCGATGCTGGCCTTCCTGGGCAGCCGCGTATTGCAGGTGATGCAGTACGCGGTGCTGGCGCACGCGGTGGGCATCGACGCGTCGGTGGTGCAGGCGCTGTTCACGCAGGGGCTCTACCTGGTGGCGCTGGCGATGGGCTCGCTGGTGCCGGGGCAGGTGGGCGTGACGGACGGGATGTTCTCGCTGGCGGCGGGAGCGATGGGGACGACGGCGGCGAAGGCGATGTCCATCGCGCTGCTCGCGCACACGGTGCAGGCGGTGTTCGTGCTGGTGGGAGCGCTCACGCCGCTGGTGTGGCGCGCGAAGGCGAAGGTGGCGGCCGCCGCGCCGGTGGTGCCGCCCGTGCTGTCCGCGCCCGTGTACCGCTAG
- a CDS encoding molybdopterin oxidoreductase family protein: protein MSASVHFRTCNLCEAMCGVRIEVADGRITSIKGDTEDPFSRGHICPKAVALRDLHEDPDRLRHPMKRTASGWERVSWEDAFRDITQRLHAIQKEHGPNAVGAYLGNPNVHNLGAMMFGPGLLRALRSRNRFSATSVDQLPHQLAAHLMFGHQLLVPIPDIDRTRYMLVLGANPLASNGSLMTTPDVRARLRAIQERGGKVVVIDPRRTETAVIADQHVFVRPGTDALALFSLLHVVLEGNAHRMGRLAEFVDGLDTVLPLVRDFPPERTAPHTGIAPEVLRGIARDFLAADGAVCYGRVGVSTQPFGSLCQWLINVLNIVTGNLDREGGALFTLPAFDLIGGPRAFGVSPGSHGRWKSRVRGLPESSGELPVAALAEEILTPGEGRIRALITLAGNPVLSTPNGTQLDTALGQLDFMVSVDPYLNETTRHAHYILPPASLLERGHYDLVFHVLAVRNTAKYSPPVFPAGPDSRQDWEIALELQHRLETLRKGRSVRALLQYQALKRMGPERILDLGLRMGPYGSRFHPLKKHGLSLAKLRAAPHGIDLGPMKPSLPGRLRNRAKRIQLAPELLVADVARLRAAFPDDVAPREGELLLIGRRHLRDNNSWMHNVPGLVKGRPRCTLMVHPDDASRIGLADGANATIRSRVGEVTVPVAVTADVMPGVVSLPHGYGHQRPGIRQQVASAHAGASINDLTDDQALDAVSGNAAFSGTPVQVRPA, encoded by the coding sequence ATGAGCGCTTCCGTCCATTTCCGCACCTGCAATCTCTGTGAAGCCATGTGCGGCGTGCGCATCGAAGTGGCGGACGGGCGCATCACGTCCATCAAGGGGGACACGGAGGACCCGTTCAGCCGGGGCCACATCTGTCCCAAGGCCGTGGCGCTCCGCGACCTGCACGAGGACCCGGACCGGCTCCGCCATCCCATGAAGCGCACCGCTTCCGGTTGGGAGCGCGTGTCCTGGGAGGACGCCTTCCGCGACATCACGCAGCGGCTCCATGCCATCCAGAAGGAACATGGACCGAACGCCGTGGGCGCGTACCTGGGCAACCCCAACGTGCACAACCTGGGCGCGATGATGTTCGGGCCCGGGCTGCTTCGCGCGCTGCGCTCGCGCAACCGGTTCTCCGCCACCTCCGTGGATCAGCTTCCTCATCAGCTCGCGGCCCATCTCATGTTCGGCCACCAGTTGCTGGTGCCCATCCCGGACATCGACCGCACCCGGTACATGCTCGTGCTGGGCGCGAACCCGCTCGCATCCAATGGCAGCCTGATGACGACGCCGGACGTGCGCGCCCGGCTGCGTGCCATCCAGGAGCGAGGCGGCAAGGTCGTCGTCATCGACCCTCGCCGCACGGAGACGGCGGTCATCGCGGACCAGCACGTCTTCGTAAGGCCCGGCACCGACGCGCTCGCCCTCTTCTCCCTGCTGCATGTCGTGCTGGAGGGGAATGCGCACCGCATGGGACGGCTCGCGGAGTTCGTGGACGGATTGGACACCGTGCTGCCGCTCGTCCGCGACTTCCCGCCGGAGCGTACGGCGCCTCACACGGGCATCGCACCGGAGGTGCTTCGCGGCATCGCCCGGGACTTCCTCGCCGCGGACGGGGCTGTCTGCTACGGGCGTGTCGGTGTGTCCACGCAGCCGTTCGGCTCGCTCTGCCAATGGCTCATCAACGTCCTCAACATCGTCACCGGCAATCTGGACCGCGAGGGCGGCGCGCTCTTCACCCTTCCTGCCTTCGACCTCATTGGCGGGCCTCGCGCGTTCGGTGTCAGCCCTGGCAGCCATGGGCGCTGGAAGAGCCGGGTGCGTGGCCTGCCGGAGTCCTCCGGAGAGCTTCCCGTCGCGGCGCTCGCGGAGGAGATCCTCACCCCGGGCGAGGGCCGCATCCGCGCGCTCATCACCCTTGCCGGAAACCCCGTGCTGTCCACGCCCAATGGCACGCAGTTGGACACTGCGTTGGGACAGCTCGACTTCATGGTGAGCGTGGATCCGTATCTCAACGAGACCACTCGCCACGCGCACTACATCCTGCCGCCCGCGTCCCTGCTGGAGCGAGGACACTACGACCTCGTCTTCCACGTGCTCGCCGTGCGCAACACCGCGAAGTATTCGCCGCCGGTGTTCCCAGCGGGTCCGGACTCGCGTCAGGACTGGGAGATCGCCCTGGAGCTCCAGCACCGGCTGGAGACCCTGCGCAAGGGACGGAGTGTTCGCGCACTGCTCCAGTACCAGGCCCTCAAGCGCATGGGGCCGGAGCGCATCCTCGACCTGGGCCTGCGCATGGGGCCCTATGGCTCGCGCTTCCATCCGCTCAAGAAGCACGGCCTGTCGCTCGCGAAGCTTCGTGCCGCGCCTCATGGCATCGACCTGGGCCCGATGAAGCCCAGCCTGCCCGGCAGGCTCCGCAACCGCGCCAAGCGCATCCAGTTGGCACCGGAGTTGCTCGTCGCGGACGTGGCCCGGCTTCGCGCCGCGTTCCCGGACGACGTGGCACCTCGCGAGGGCGAGCTGCTGCTCATCGGCAGGCGGCACCTGCGCGACAACAACTCGTGGATGCACAACGTGCCGGGGCTCGTGAAGGGCCGTCCCCGCTGCACGCTCATGGTCCATCCGGACGACGCCTCACGCATAGGGCTCGCGGATGGCGCCAACGCCACCATCCGCTCACGCGTGGGAGAGGTCACCGTGCCCGTCGCCGTCACCGCCGATGTGATGCCCGGCGTCGTCAGCCTGCCGCATGGCTACGGACACCAGCGCCCAGGCATCCGCCAGCAGGTCGCCAGCGCGCACGCGGGCGCCAGCATCAACGACCTCACGGATGACCAGGCGCTGGACGCCGTCAGCGGCAACGCCGCGTTCAGCGGGACACCGGTCCAGGTCCGACCAGCCTGA